In Thermosinus carboxydivorans Nor1, a genomic segment contains:
- a CDS encoding NADH-quinone oxidoreductase subunit B, whose translation MEVKHGFSGDDRQELLAKNIILTTVETVLSWARGNSLWPLTSGLACCAIEMMCAASGRFDLARFGYEVFRPSPRQADLLIAAGTLTWKMAPVLKRLYEQMPEPKYVIAMGSCANTGGPFADSYAVVPGVDYVIPVDVYIPGCPPRPEALIHGILQLKRKIQNPGVVKAIAHER comes from the coding sequence ATGGAAGTAAAGCATGGCTTTTCCGGTGATGATCGGCAAGAATTGCTAGCGAAGAATATCATACTGACTACTGTTGAAACCGTCTTAAGCTGGGCGCGGGGCAACTCCTTATGGCCGCTTACCTCCGGGCTGGCCTGCTGCGCCATCGAGATGATGTGCGCCGCTAGCGGCCGTTTTGACTTGGCCCGCTTTGGCTATGAAGTGTTCCGGCCGTCGCCGCGCCAGGCCGACCTTTTGATTGCGGCCGGGACGCTGACCTGGAAGATGGCCCCGGTCCTCAAGCGCCTGTATGAGCAAATGCCTGAACCCAAGTATGTAATTGCCATGGGCAGTTGTGCCAATACGGGTGGACCCTTTGCCGACTCGTATGCGGTTGTTCCTGGCGTTGATTACGTTATTCCCGTGGATGTCTACATTCCCGGCTGCCCGCCCCGGCCGGAGGCACTAATCCACGGTATTCTGCAGCTTAAACGGAAAATCCAGAACCCAGGCGTGGTGAAGGCGATTGCGCATGAACGTTAA
- a CDS encoding NADH-quinone oxidoreductase subunit D: MTRTEVYTLNMGPQHPSTHGVLRVVLELDGETVVRATPEFGYLHRGIEKLAEKLTYQQITPYTDRLDYLSAMGNNLGYCQAVEKLMGLTVPERAEYLRIIMVELNRIASHLLFLGSIAIDLGGSTGLMYAFRDRERILDLFDLACGARLTYNYIRIGGVMADVPPEFPDAVRRFLDDFPAMLEEYHGLITGNEIFYYRLKDTAIISGERALALGLTGPVLRASGVDYDLRKAEPYGIYDRFDFRVPLGSKGDNWDRYLVRMEEMAESARIVRQALDQLPAGPVMAQVPKVIKPPAGEVYHRIENPRGELGYYIVSDGSTKPYRFHVRRPSFINLAVVDELCRGGKVADVVAVLATLDPVMGEVDC, encoded by the coding sequence GTGACGAGAACAGAAGTTTACACCCTGAACATGGGCCCCCAGCACCCTAGTACGCACGGCGTGCTTCGCGTCGTTCTTGAATTGGACGGCGAGACGGTAGTGAGAGCTACGCCCGAATTCGGCTATCTGCACCGGGGCATCGAAAAACTGGCGGAAAAGCTGACCTATCAGCAAATTACCCCTTATACTGATCGGCTGGATTATCTATCCGCCATGGGCAATAATCTGGGCTACTGCCAGGCAGTGGAGAAACTGATGGGCTTGACCGTGCCTGAGCGGGCTGAGTATTTGCGCATCATCATGGTCGAACTCAACCGCATCGCCAGTCATCTGCTTTTTCTCGGTTCCATCGCTATTGACCTGGGTGGCAGCACTGGCCTGATGTACGCTTTCCGCGACCGCGAACGCATTTTGGATCTGTTTGATTTAGCTTGCGGTGCGCGACTGACTTACAACTATATCCGCATTGGCGGCGTCATGGCCGATGTGCCGCCTGAATTTCCTGATGCCGTCCGCCGTTTTCTTGACGATTTCCCCGCGATGCTGGAAGAATACCATGGCCTTATCACCGGCAACGAAATTTTTTATTACCGGCTCAAAGATACGGCGATCATCAGCGGCGAGCGAGCGCTGGCCCTGGGCCTGACCGGGCCGGTGCTGCGGGCGTCGGGCGTGGATTACGACCTGCGCAAGGCTGAGCCGTATGGCATCTATGACCGCTTTGACTTTCGGGTGCCGCTGGGCAGCAAGGGTGACAACTGGGACCGCTACCTGGTGCGCATGGAGGAAATGGCGGAAAGCGCCCGTATAGTTCGTCAAGCCCTTGACCAGCTGCCAGCAGGCCCGGTCATGGCGCAAGTGCCCAAAGTTATCAAACCCCCTGCCGGCGAGGTTTACCATCGCATTGAAAATCCGCGGGGTGAACTGGGTTATTATATCGTGAGCGATGGCAGTACGAAACCATACCGCTTTCATGTTCGGCGGCCGTCGTTTATCAACCTTGCCGTCGTGGACGAACTGTGTCGGGGCGGCAAGGTGGCTGACGTGGTAGCCGTGCTGGCCACGCTTGACCCGGTTATGGGCGAAGTAGACTGTTAA
- the nuoH gene encoding NADH-quinone oxidoreductase subunit NuoH: protein MDEKSGLIILAARLRDFLGRYLEGGAIDVAMMFVGIGAILGVILTAAIVLVYAERKVSAFMQMRVGPNRVGPWGLLQTVADMLKLLAKEDIRPHGVERRIWALAPVLLFVPAAAAYAVLPFDNGAIFADLNIGIFYFIAISSQATIPFLMAGWASNNKYALIGGMRTVAQMISYEIPLVFSLLGVVMLVGSMRMGDIVAAQRDLWFICLQPAAFVVYVIAATAETNRTPFDLVEAESEIIAGPFTEYSGMRWSFFFLAEYANLVAVSAIAVTLFLGGWNGPWLPGWLWFALKTAVMIFIFMWFRWTFPRIRVDQLMSFGWKVLLPIALANIVVTGIGIYVYKMVS from the coding sequence ATGGATGAAAAGAGCGGACTCATAATCTTGGCCGCGAGGCTGCGCGATTTTTTGGGGCGGTACCTAGAGGGCGGCGCGATTGATGTGGCCATGATGTTTGTCGGTATCGGCGCCATCTTAGGCGTCATTCTCACCGCGGCGATCGTTCTTGTTTATGCCGAGCGTAAGGTGAGCGCCTTTATGCAGATGCGGGTCGGACCAAACCGGGTTGGACCATGGGGGCTATTGCAGACGGTTGCCGATATGCTTAAACTGCTGGCGAAAGAAGATATCAGGCCCCATGGCGTAGAACGGCGGATTTGGGCGCTTGCCCCGGTGCTATTGTTCGTCCCGGCAGCGGCGGCCTATGCCGTTTTACCGTTTGACAACGGCGCGATTTTTGCTGATCTCAATATCGGCATTTTCTATTTCATCGCCATTTCGTCCCAGGCAACCATTCCCTTCCTAATGGCCGGCTGGGCGTCAAATAACAAATATGCCCTGATCGGCGGCATGCGCACCGTCGCCCAGATGATCAGCTATGAAATACCGCTAGTGTTTTCGCTGTTAGGGGTTGTCATGCTAGTAGGGTCGATGCGCATGGGCGACATTGTCGCGGCCCAGCGTGACCTTTGGTTCATCTGTTTGCAGCCGGCCGCGTTTGTTGTCTATGTCATCGCCGCTACGGCCGAAACGAACCGGACTCCCTTCGATCTGGTGGAGGCCGAGTCAGAAATCATTGCCGGCCCTTTTACCGAGTATAGCGGCATGCGCTGGTCGTTCTTCTTTTTGGCTGAATATGCCAACTTAGTGGCTGTTTCCGCGATCGCCGTCACCTTGTTTTTGGGCGGTTGGAACGGCCCCTGGCTGCCGGGATGGCTTTGGTTCGCTCTGAAAACGGCTGTTATGATTTTTATCTTCATGTGGTTTCGCTGGACATTCCCGCGTATCCGCGTGGATCAGCTCATGTCGTTTGGCTGGAAAGTGCTGCTGCCGATCGCCCTCGCCAATATTGTCGTCACCGGCATCGGCATCTATGTCTACAAAATGGTTAGTTAG
- a CDS encoding NADH-quinone oxidoreductase subunit C, translating to MNVKMPVLEFLNEIAGSGGGVEIAAAGVEPVLLVTAGRLKAILKRLKEDERCCFDFLSSLTAVEYPAYFEVVYHLYSLPLGHRATVKTRVAKDDPQVPSIADLWPTANFQEREVYDLLGVVFTGHPGLTRILLPEGFDGHPLRKDYKLPLRLETR from the coding sequence ATGAACGTTAAAATGCCGGTATTGGAATTTTTAAATGAAATCGCAGGTAGCGGCGGCGGGGTGGAGATAGCGGCCGCCGGTGTCGAGCCTGTTCTGCTCGTGACCGCTGGTAGGCTGAAGGCTATCTTAAAGCGGCTGAAAGAGGACGAGCGGTGCTGCTTTGACTTTTTAAGCAGTCTTACGGCAGTGGAGTATCCCGCTTATTTCGAGGTTGTCTATCACCTCTATTCTTTGCCGCTGGGGCACCGGGCAACCGTAAAGACACGGGTGGCCAAGGACGACCCGCAGGTGCCGTCGATCGCCGACTTGTGGCCGACCGCTAATTTCCAAGAACGCGAGGTCTATGACCTGTTGGGCGTCGTTTTCACCGGGCACCCTGGCCTAACTCGCATTTTGTTGCCCGAAGGCTTTGATGGTCACCCGCTCCGCAAGGATTATAAATTGCCGCTGCGGCTGGAAACGAGGTGA
- a CDS encoding NADH-quinone oxidoreductase subunit A encodes MLTDYGRIGLLMVVALIFPFIPLFVSSLLQTKKPTTEKLSTYECGLDTIGRTWIQFKSSYFLYALVFVVFDIETVFLYPWAVKYQQLGTYAFVEMFIFIAILVIGLWYAWKKGALEWK; translated from the coding sequence ATGCTCACAGATTATGGCAGGATCGGACTGTTGATGGTAGTGGCCTTGATTTTTCCGTTTATTCCTTTGTTTGTTTCCTCGCTGCTGCAGACCAAGAAGCCGACGACGGAAAAACTTAGCACTTATGAGTGCGGCTTGGACACCATTGGCCGGACCTGGATTCAATTTAAAAGTAGTTACTTTTTGTACGCACTGGTTTTTGTCGTTTTTGACATCGAAACGGTATTTTTATATCCGTGGGCGGTAAAGTACCAGCAGCTCGGCACCTACGCCTTTGTCGAAATGTTCATCTTCATTGCCATCTTGGTCATTGGCCTTTGGTATGCGTGGAAGAAAGGGGCATTGGAATGGAAGTAA